A single window of Oncorhynchus keta strain PuntledgeMale-10-30-2019 chromosome 34, Oket_V2, whole genome shotgun sequence DNA harbors:
- the LOC118376216 gene encoding nectin-1-like encodes MLLKLSCVILLIIQRDTESTRVIGECRNVVLGEDVDLFCRLVETTEDLEQITWQKSTLEETQKLHWLLIYRNGVIAPNGLSGRVQFIGNPSENLGSIRITAVRLLDEGTFTCIFSVFPSGTYTTEIRLTVLVPPVVSVTVDVPPVVGEKEVILVTCVAAGAKPQADVKWKTGTLGSLLKTVTNSTQHANGTTTVLSHLLGVPTRAANQQQVQCVVNQSALATENSFNYTIDIHYPPQTVNITLSETSQPSALCVADGNPQPNYTWSREGQPWPGSSVRAEGGTLILLRLSSELNGLYVCEASNPYGRATGSLYVNTSSETSAATFCSLSFYVCCCCSCTFMSSPLAGYITARRNRRTV; translated from the exons ATGTTACTGAAGCTGAGCTGTGTTATTCTACTCATCATCCAGAGGGATACAGAAA GTACACGGGTCATTGGTGAATGCAGGAATGTGGTACTGGGGGAGGATGTGGACTTATTCTGCAGACTGGTAGAGACAACTGAGGACCTCGAACAGATAACATGGCAGAAAAGTACTTTGGAAGAAACACAGAAACTTCATTGGCTGCTGATCTATCGCAATGGGGTTATTGCACCGAATGGATTGAGTGGTAGAGTCCAGTTTATTGGGAACCCATCAGAAAATCTTGGATCTATTCGAATAACTGCTGTCAGACTGTTGGATGAAGGCACCTTCACATGTATCTTCAGTGTTTTCCCCAGTGGAACATACACTACAGAGATACGTCTGACTGTGCTTG TTCCTCCAGTGGTGAGTGTGACAGTCGATGTCCCTCCTGTTGTTGGGGAGAAAGAGGTTATCCTGGTAACCTGTGTGGCTGCTGGTGCCAAGCCACAGGCAGATGTGAAGTGGAAGACAGGGACATTGGGCAGTTTGTTGAAGACAGTGACTAACTCCACCCAGCACGCCAACGGAACCACCACAGTACTCAGCCACCTGCTCGGGGTACCAACCAGAGCAGCCAATCAGCAGCAGGTCCAGTGTGTGGTCAACCAGTCTGCCCTGGCAACAGAAAATAGCTTCAACTACACCATAGACATCCACT ATCCACCTCAGACAGTGAACATTACTCTTAGTGAGACCTCTCAACCCTCAGCCCTATGTGTAGCAGATGGTAACCCACAACCCAACTACACCTGGAGCAG AGAGGGCCAGCCATGGCCTGGCTCTTCAGTGAGAGCAGAGGGAGGCACACTCATTCTCCTCAGACTCAGCTCTGAGCTGAATGGTCTCTATGTCTGTGAGGCCTCCAACCCCTATGGACGAGCAACTGGCTCCCTCTATGTAAACACTTCCTCTG AGACCTCCGCTGCCACGTTCTGCTCGTTGTCATTCTATGTctgttgctgctgctcctgcACTTTTATG AGTTCACCACTTGCAGGCTACATCACAG CTCGAAGAAACCGCCGGACAGTCTGA
- the LOC127914887 gene encoding uncharacterized protein LOC127914887, which translates to MSGRHISVDDGSPPQAEPRQDGAALPPGKDCPFHDLAITVDNSIVSSSQSAKNLGVILDNTLSFSTNIKAVARSCRFMLYNIRRVRPCLTQEAAQVLIQALVISRLDYCNSLLAGLPACAIKPLQLIQNAAARLVFNLPKFSHVTPLLRSLHWLPVEACICYKTMVLAYGAVRGTAPQYLQALIRPYTQTRALRSSTSGLLASLPLRKYSSRSAQSKLFAALISSAS; encoded by the exons atgtctggcagacatatcagtgtggatgacggatcaccacctcaagctgaacctcggcaagacggagctgctcttcctcccgggaaggactgcccgttccatgatctcgccatcacggttgacaactccattgtgtcctcctctcagagcgctaagaaccttggcgtgatcctggacaacaccctgtcgttctcaactaacatcaaggcggtggcccgttcctgtaggttcatgctctacaacatccgcagagtacgaccctgcctcacacaggaagcggcgcaggtcctaatccaggcacttgtcatctcccgtctggactactgcaactcgctgttggctgggctccctgcctgtgccattaaacccctacaactcatccagaacgccgcagcccgtctggtgttcaaccttcccaagttctctcacgtcaccccgctcctccgctctctccactggcttccagttgaagcttgcatctgctacaagaccatggtgcttgcctacggagctgtgaggggaacggcacctcagtacctccaggctctgatcaggccctacacccaaacaagggcactgcgttcatccacctctggcctgctcgcctccctaccactgaggaagtacagttcccgctcagcccagtcaaaactgttcgctgctctg atttcttcagcctcctga